A stretch of DNA from Bradyrhizobium algeriense:
CCGCCCCATCCCTTGGTCCAGAAAGCATGCATGGTCTCGAATGCTCCGGCCGCGATCGCCGTCAGCCCGATCAGCTTGACGCTGATGATGGTTGCGAACGCGACGTCAGTGAGCGCGAAGATGCCGGCGGCAATCAGCACGATGCCAAGAAGCGCGCAGACCCAGAGTGGAGGAGGACCCAGAGCTTCGATGCCGGTTCGGCTGTCATAGGCTGTCATGCCATCCTCCTGAGCGGTGATGGTTCGATTGGCACGCGTCGGATGGTAGCTTCCAGCCCGCAATGCCAACATCCGGCGAAACCCTGAGCAACGGGGCGGGAATGTTCCCATTGGCCTGACTCGAGTCGCATCGATCTCGCCCAAGATCCGCCGATACGAGCTCATCGCCGTCCTCTCGGACCCAGCGTCAAATTGGTTACGCCGGGGGCGAGATTGAATCCGATCGACCGCTCGATCGACAGTCAACGAGCTGAGCGGCTTCTACTTGACGATCAGATGGGCAAGGGTATCTACTTAAGCGGCTGCGGCGCTACGAGTTCGTCTTAAGGGTGTCACGCGCTGGCACCCTGTCTTGAATTGTCTTGGCCAGGAACTCGCGAATCGGCCCAGACACCCTGCGAGGAAGTTACGTGGGCGCGAGCGGCGGGGCGGACTGACATTCACTAACGGCTCGCGAGCTCAAGTATCTGGACTTACTGGGCCCGCGGTGAGCAGGAAAGGAACTCGACCGATGCGGTGAACCGTTCGGCGTCTGGAAGAAACCGGTGCCAGCGTACATGCAATTTGTTCGTGGGATGGAGGTAAGGATGAATATACGGGCTGCATGCAGTGCATTGATCGTGAGCGGTTGGGTAGCGGTCGCTGCACCTTCAAGCCTTTCCTTGGCTCAGTCGAATGATGCCGGCTTGTCCGCGAAGGATCGCGGCGCATCTGTGCCAAAGAGGGCAGTGCCAAATACAAATGCAACCCCGCTAACCCCGCGAAACCCCCGGTACTGGCGTCATCGCGGCGGTAAGCATCCGCACTTTGGCAGCCGGCGCGTTCGCACCTAGGTCCAGGCGCCACAGAGCAGCGGCTTCGCCCGGTTGCCCGCTAGAAGCGCCAGTTCCACTCGTGTAACTTGACCGATCGACCCTTACCTCTTCGCTATGATCGTGGCGTTAGCTGCCTTCCATATGCGCTGATCAAGGAAGCGGCGGAAGCCGTCGCTGTGCCACTCGCTCGTTCATCTGATAGGCTCGTTGATGGCTGTGCCAAAAAAACCGTCTCCGCCGTAGCTGGTGTTGGAACAGCGGCCGCGGACTACGGCCTGGAGAGGTGTTGCTTCAGCCGCGTGATCTCGTCCTTGGACCAGTCGCGAACATCCGTCACCTCGATCCACGCGTCAACGTAGTGCGCCGGGGCGTAGACGTGGCCGTAGCCGATCGGCGCTGCGGTCGCCACGAACTTGTCCGCCGCCAGTTGAAGAAGAGTTACGACCGGGTACCACCGCAATTGCGGCGACACGTCCGGGCCGCGGGGCGGCGTCATCCAATCTGGTTCGCAATAGAGGCTGCGGTACTCGAAAAAGGTCACCGGGTCGCTAGCATATTGGAGGTAGACGACCCGCATCCGCCCCCATGAGGCATTCGGAGCCGAGAATGGGCCGGCGGCGTTTCCGCCCTGGTTCATGAACCGCACGAACGATCCGTCGCGGAACCGGGGAAGCCAAACTGGCGATCCGGGATTGCGGCGGTCGGTGAGGAAACGCCAGAGCTTGCTTGAATAAGGCGGGCCGCTCCACAGTGCGCCGGCGAATGGGTCGTCAAGTACTTCAATCAGATCTGTCGACTGTTCGGAGTTCTTGGCGCCAAGGCTAAGACCGTGCAGATAGAGTCGTGGCCGTTTGTCCTTGGGAAGCGTGGTCCAGTATCCGTAAACCTCCGTGAAGAGCGCGCGTGCAGCATCGGCGCCGTAGTCCGCTCCAACAAGCAGGTACAGCCAACTCCCGAGATAGGAATATTGCAGGGCAACGCTCGCGACGGCACCACGGTGCAGATATTCGACGCTATCCAACGCCGCCGGGTCCACCCAGCCGGTGCCGGTCGGCGTCACCACGATAAGCACGGATCGGTCGAACCCGCCGACGCGCTTTAATTCTTCCAGCGCGAGCTTGGCGCGCGCTTCCGGCGTGTCTGCCGATCTTAGTCCGACATAGACGCGAATTGGCTCAAGCGATCTCCTGCCCGAAAAAGCACTGATCTCCTCGCGGGTCGCTCCCAAGGAGATGAACTCCCGTCCCGCCCGTCCGAGCTCATGCCAAGCCAGCAGGGAAGCGCTGCTGCCGGTCTTCAGAGGGTCCGTTGGTGGCCCAGTCTCCGGTTCGATCAGTTTGTCGAATTCCCGGTAAGACGCATCTGCGACGCGCAGGGTGACCCGGAAGAGAAGTCCATTGATAACCGATGAGAACAGCGCAAGCGCGGCGATGATGCCAATGATGTGGGAAACCCGCATCGGCAGAAGGCGGTTAACTTTTATAGCCACGAAGCGGAGCGTCAGCCGAAAGCACCGCGCTAGCGCCAGCAGGATTGCGAAGACCGCCAGTGCAATCAGGGCGACCTCGAATGGATACGCCGTTTCGACGTACTCGATCTCCATTAGCTCTCGGATCGAATTCTGCCATCCTGCCGCCTGCCAGAGGGAGGCGAGCGCAATCCCCATGCAGCTGATCGCGGCGGTGAGCCGCACAACCCGCATGAGGCGGCCCTTAGGCTGAGGGAGCTCTATATGGGCCCAGAGCCAACGGCCGAATACGACGATGCCGTATCCGATCGTCAGAGAACATCCCGAGACAACGCCCTGCGTCAGAAAACTTCGCGGCAGCAGTGACGGCGTCAGAGAGGCGGCAAAAAACAGTGTTCCGAGGAGAAGGCCGGAGGTAGAGAATGAATGCCATCGCGATCTCGCCATACGCCCGCGCCTCCCGATTCCGACGGACCTCAACTTCGTCCAGCAGCTTGTCGCGAGCACCTCATGGCCTAGTCTCGCCGTATGTTGAACACCGTTGAACGTTGATTTGACATGCTATCTCAATTTGAGAGCCTAACCGACTGGATAACTGCACATCTGAGCCGACGGGCTAGCGGTGGCGATTGCCCCGCGTTTCGTTTTGCCGTCCTTGCTGAACTGGACGCCCGCAAGCGAATTGAATGGGAATAGCCCGCACCACTCGCGCCAACCTTCGCGCGAGCGGCCTCAGGCCTGATGAGGTCGCAAACCAACGCAAATACTATGAAGGGTTTGGAGACACTCATGATCGTGAACTTAATGTCGGCATCCACGGCGGAAGAGATGGTACCGTCCGTCCCGACCACGCCATTGCCGAATACTCGCACGAGAGCTAGATGACCTGAGATATCTCTCCGGTCGCTGTCTTTGACGCGAGCACGGGACCAACCAGTCGCTGCACTTGCTCACGTGGCGGAAGATGCCCAGTCTCCACTTTCGATACCACCTGAACCAATTCGTACAATATCTACGAATCTCTCCGAGCAATCGCGCGTCCGGCTAAGGCTTGAAATCCGCACTAATTCAGGGGCTGATTGCGACGCACAATCTTCAGAGTAAGGAGCACCAGACCGACCACCAGCAAGAACGCGCCTATAGCTGTAAGTCCATCATACGACAGACTTACACCCGTAGCCGTCAATAACAATCCCAATATCAGCAAAAGCACGCCCGCAAGCTTTTTGATCAAGAGGGCAGGATTTCCACCTGTAGACGCTGCCATTGAATCGCTCCTAGACTTGGGATTTTCGTTGTCCTTTGATCCTGAACTTTCGTCGTGACAGCATGTCGATCTCCTTTTTGCCGAACAACTGGACGTGAGCTGGCGTTACAAGCTCAGGCTTGTTCTTCACTAGCGACGAGGGGGTAGTCCGCAAACTCCACCATCGAGCGAAACAGCAGCCAAAGGCCCATACCGAGGACGGCGATTTCGACCGACAGCGTAACGATGAGAGCCAAGAGGCCGAGGATATCGCCGGCCGAAA
This window harbors:
- a CDS encoding glutaminase; amino-acid sequence: MRVFGNGVVGTDGTISSAVDADIKFTIMSVSKPFIVFALVCDLIRPEAARAKVGASGAGYSHSIRLRASSSARTAKRNAGQSPPLARRLRCAVIQSVRLSN
- a CDS encoding alpha/beta hydrolase, whose amino-acid sequence is MARSRWHSFSTSGLLLGTLFFAASLTPSLLPRSFLTQGVVSGCSLTIGYGIVVFGRWLWAHIELPQPKGRLMRVVRLTAAISCMGIALASLWQAAGWQNSIRELMEIEYVETAYPFEVALIALAVFAILLALARCFRLTLRFVAIKVNRLLPMRVSHIIGIIAALALFSSVINGLLFRVTLRVADASYREFDKLIEPETGPPTDPLKTGSSASLLAWHELGRAGREFISLGATREEISAFSGRRSLEPIRVYVGLRSADTPEARAKLALEELKRVGGFDRSVLIVVTPTGTGWVDPAALDSVEYLHRGAVASVALQYSYLGSWLYLLVGADYGADAARALFTEVYGYWTTLPKDKRPRLYLHGLSLGAKNSEQSTDLIEVLDDPFAGALWSGPPYSSKLWRFLTDRRNPGSPVWLPRFRDGSFVRFMNQGGNAAGPFSAPNASWGRMRVVYLQYASDPVTFFEYRSLYCEPDWMTPPRGPDVSPQLRWYPVVTLLQLAADKFVATAAPIGYGHVYAPAHYVDAWIEVTDVRDWSKDEITRLKQHLSRP